The Fusarium oxysporum Fo47 chromosome II, complete sequence genome includes a region encoding these proteins:
- a CDS encoding and other transporter-domain-containing protein has protein sequence MAGRTGSIHGLTGKALIYFTSIFVSLGVFLFGYDQGVMSGIITGPYFMDYFDHPSKAYVGTMVAILEIGAFITSLMVGRIGDIIGRRRTIFYGSCIFFVGGALQTLATSMPMMMAGRFVAGFGVGMLSTIVPVYQSEISPPHNRGKLACIEFTGNIVGYSTSVWVDYGCGFIESDYSWRIPLGLQCFMGALLGLGSLVIVESPRWLLDNDHDEEGMVVIANLYGGGDIHDPKARDEYREIKMNVLLQRQEGERTYKDMFRRYKTRVFIAMSAQALAQLNGINVISYYAPYVFESAGWVGHDAVLMTGFNSLTYLMSTIPPWYLVDRWGRRKILLSGATAMAISLSLISYFLFLDIKWTPRLVVLFVMIYNAAFGYSWGPIPWLYPPEILPLSIRSKGASLSTATNWAANWLVGEMTPILQEWIKWRMYLVHAFFCVASVVIVYFIYPETCGVRLEDMDSLFGDASTVAGTPSLHGTETGSLMRAGSPVGSSRGLIGPSSAIPGLSLDPPAIDDDSKSQMQTGGDERSIGGWLSRVVGRNRSDSGSSAQGRYAPLGQQEEGREGRRDDY, from the exons ATGGCCGGACGTACAGGTTCAATCCATGGCCTAACAGGCAAGGCCTTGAT CTACTTCACCAGTATCTTCGTATCACTCGGTGTTTTCCTTTTTGGATATGATCAGGGTGTCATGTCAGGTATAATCAC TGGACCATACTTTATGGATTACTTTGATCACCCTTCCAAGGCATACGTTGGTACTATGGTTGCTATCTTAGAGATTGGTGCATTCATCACTTCCCTGATGGTCGGTCGCATTGGCGACATCATCGGTCGAAGACGCACCATCTTCTACGGGTCttgcatcttcttcgtcggagGTGCTCTCCAGACTCTGGCTACTTCCATGCCCATGATGATGGCTGGACGTTTCGTTGCCGGTTTCGGAGTTGGCATGCTCTCGACCATTGTTCCTGTTTATCAGTCTGAGATCTCGCCCCCTCACAACCGAGGAAAACTAGCATGTATTGAGTTCACAGGAAACATCGTCGGTTACTCAACATCTGTCTGGGTTGACTATGGCTGCGGCTTCATTGAGAGTGACTATTCTTGGCGCATTCCTCTTGGACTGCAATGTTTCATGGGTGCTCTGCTTGGGCTCGGCAGTCTGGTCATTGTTGAATCACCTCG ATGGCTTTTGGACAAcgaccatgatgaagaagggatGGTGGTCATTGCTAACTTGTACGGAGGTGGCGATATTCATGATCCTAAGGCTCGAGACGAGTATCGCGAGATCAAGATGAACGTCCTTCTTCAACGCCAAGAAGGCGAGCGAACATATAAGGACATGTTTCGTCGATACAAAACCCGAGTTTTTATTGCCATGTCCGCCCAAGCGCTCGCCCAGCTCAATGGCATCAACGTCATCTCCTACTACGCACCTTACGTCTTTGAGTCTGCTGGTTGGGTTGGTCATGACGCTGTCCTCATGACTGGTTTCAACAGTCTCACCTATCTTATGTCAACAATTCCTCCGTGGTACCTAGTGGATCGTTGGGGTCGACGCAAGATTCTTCTTTCTGGTGCCACAGCCATGGCCATCTCACTATCGCTCATCTCTtacttcctcttcctcgacaTCAAGTGGACTCCTCGATTGGTTGTTCTGTTCGTCATGATCTACAATGCCGCTTTTGGTTACTCATGGGGACCTATCCCCTGGCTCTATCCTCCCGAGATTCTCCCTCTTAGCATTCGATCAAAGGGTGCCAGTCTGTCGACAGCAACTAACTGGGCGGCTAACTGGCTTGTGGGTGAGATGACGCCTATCCTCCAGGAATGGATTAAGTGGCGCATGTATCTGGTTCATGCATTCTTCTGTGTGGCCAGTGTTGTTATTG tatacttTATCTACCCAGAGACCTGTGGCGTGCGCCTGGAAGACATGGACTCGCTCTTTGGAGACGCCAGTACCGTTGCTGGTACTCCTTCGTTACACGGCACTGAAACTGGTTCTTTGATGAGGGCTGGATCTCCTGTAGGATCCTCTCGAGGGCTTATTGGACCCTCATCTGCTATTCCTGGACTTTCCCTCGACCCCCCTGCGATCGATGATGACAGCAAGTCCCAGATGCAGACCGGCGGTGATGAACGAAGTATTGGTGGCTGGCTATCAAGAGTGGTCGGACGAAACAGGTCCGATAGTGGCAGCAGTGCGCAAGGTCGGTATGCTCCTCTtggccaacaagaagagggCCGAGAAGGCCGACGTGATGACTATTGA